One Kangiella geojedonensis DNA segment encodes these proteins:
- a CDS encoding PmeII family type II restriction endonuclease: MNQAEKDIILEKAQKWFKNSIAKNHITNTEKLKNASEFDINPFLAVYLSNFLTGKAKPEGIAKALVYPRALGTSITTSFGTNIQRFTNDVLSSFGSTTSGIDIEFIDQINKNKIYCQLKSGPNTINKDDVETIAGHFTKVINLGRTNNLRITHNDMVVGIIYGDRASLNGHYKRIINDYHYPIYIGQDFWHRLTGDENFYTDLIHAIGEVAAEADYNEELEEVISELANTPDVRKLSK, translated from the coding sequence ATGAATCAAGCTGAAAAAGACATTATTTTAGAAAAAGCACAAAAATGGTTTAAAAACAGTATTGCTAAAAACCATATAACAAATACTGAAAAGTTAAAAAATGCATCAGAATTTGACATAAACCCATTTCTAGCTGTTTACTTATCTAACTTTTTAACCGGAAAAGCAAAACCAGAAGGTATTGCAAAAGCTCTGGTTTATCCTCGCGCCTTAGGCACATCAATAACAACCTCTTTCGGGACGAATATACAAAGATTCACCAATGATGTTTTGTCCTCCTTTGGTAGTACTACCTCTGGTATTGATATAGAGTTCATAGATCAAATAAACAAAAATAAAATATACTGCCAACTAAAATCTGGGCCTAATACCATTAATAAAGATGATGTAGAAACTATAGCCGGTCATTTCACCAAAGTTATTAATCTAGGGCGCACTAACAATTTGCGAATCACACATAATGATATGGTTGTTGGCATAATATATGGCGACAGAGCTAGCCTAAATGGGCACTACAAACGAATTATCAATGATTACCATTACCCGATTTATATTGGCCAAGATTTTTGGCACAGACTAACCGGCGACGAAAACTTTTACACTGATCTAATTCATGCCATAGGTGAGGTTGCTGCGGAAGCAGATTATAACGAAGAATTAGAGGAGGTAATTAGTGAACTCGCTAATACGCCTGATGTTAGGAAATTATCAAAATAA